From Pandoraea norimbergensis, the proteins below share one genomic window:
- the rpsR gene encoding 30S ribosomal protein S18 produces the protein MPRPNGKNKKFDRRRQQQNPLFKRKKFCRFTVAGVEQIDYKDVETLKDFIGDNGKITPARLTGTKAHYQRQLDTAIKRARFLALLPYTDLHGA, from the coding sequence ATGCCGCGTCCTAACGGTAAAAACAAGAAGTTTGATCGCCGTCGCCAACAGCAAAACCCGCTGTTCAAGCGCAAGAAGTTCTGCCGCTTCACCGTTGCCGGTGTCGAGCAGATCGATTACAAGGATGTCGAAACGCTGAAGGACTTCATCGGCGACAACGGCAAGATCACCCCGGCTCGCCTGACGGGCACCAAGGCGCACTACCAGCGCCAACTCGATACGGCTATCAAGCGCGCGCGTTTCCTGGCGCTGCTGCCGTACACCGATCTGCACGGTGCTTAA
- the priB gene encoding primosomal replication protein N, whose protein sequence is MNRLRLEASIVEIGTLRYTPAGLPVIDVTLAHAGTTEEAGIARQVEFSIPAVAIGPISAKVMALGLEKPAQWAGFLAKKHRNSRTLVFHITALQEFEKDC, encoded by the coding sequence GTGAATCGCTTACGGCTAGAAGCCAGCATCGTCGAAATCGGCACGCTGCGCTATACCCCAGCCGGGCTTCCCGTGATCGACGTGACTCTGGCCCATGCGGGAACAACCGAAGAAGCGGGCATTGCCCGCCAGGTCGAGTTCTCGATTCCGGCAGTTGCGATCGGTCCCATCAGTGCCAAAGTGATGGCATTGGGACTCGAGAAACCGGCTCAGTGGGCTGGGTTCCTCGCCAAGAAGCATCGCAATAGCCGAACCCTGGTGTTTCACATCACAGCATTGCAAGAGTTTGAAAAGGATTGTTGA
- the rpsF gene encoding 30S ribosomal protein S6, which translates to MRHYEVVFIVHPDQSEQVPAMIERYRGMVTAKAGQIHRVEDWGRRQLAYMIEKLAKAHYVCMNIECDQDTLDELEHAFKFNDAVLRHLVVRMKKAETAPSPMMKEVAREEAKKAAATPVTEAAAS; encoded by the coding sequence ATGCGTCACTACGAAGTCGTATTTATTGTTCACCCCGATCAAAGCGAGCAAGTGCCTGCGATGATCGAACGCTATCGCGGCATGGTGACGGCCAAGGCTGGTCAGATCCATCGCGTCGAAGACTGGGGCCGTCGTCAACTGGCTTACATGATCGAGAAGCTGGCCAAGGCTCACTACGTTTGCATGAACATCGAGTGCGACCAGGACACCCTGGACGAACTGGAACATGCATTCAAGTTCAACGACGCCGTTCTGCGCCACCTCGTGGTTCGCATGAAGAAGGCCGAGACCGCCCCGTCGCCGATGATGAAGGAAGTGGCCCGCGAAGAAGCCAAGAAGGCTGCCGCGACGCCCGTCACGGAAGCTGCCGCTTCGTAA